Below is a genomic region from Escherichia ruysiae.
CGGCGATGCTGGTGGTCTATTTTCTGCGCCAGGACAGCAAAGCGTGGCTGTTTTTCCTCGTCAGCACGGTCGCATTTGGTTTGCTGACTTATATGATTGTCGGCGGTACTCGCGCCAATATCATCATTGCATTCGCTATCTTTCTGTTTATCGGCATTATTCGCGGCTGGATTTCGCTGTGGATGCTGGCGGCGGCAGGCGTGCTGGGGATTGTTGGTATGTTCTGGCTGGCGCTAAAACGCTATGGAATGAACGTGAGCGGCGATGAGGCGTTCTACACGTTTCTCTATCTCACCCGCGACACCTTCTCGCCGTGGGAGAATCTGGCGTTGCTGTTGCAGAACTACGACAACATCGACTTCCAGGGGCTGGCGCCGATTGTCCGCGATTTCTATGTCTTTATTCCTTCCTGGTTGTGGCCGGGACGGCCGAGCATGGTGCTGAATTCTGCCAACTATTTCACCTGGGAAGTGCTGAACAATCACTCCGGGTTGGCAATCTCGCCTACGCTTATTGGTTCACTGGTTGTTATGGGCGGCGCGCTGTTTATTCCTCTGGGGGCGATTGTGGTTGGTCTGATCATTAAGTGGTTCGACTGGCTGTATGAGCTGGGCAACCGCGAAACCAATCGTTATAAGGCCGCGATATTGCACAGTTTCTGCTTCGGGGCGATCTTCAATATGATCGTGCTGGCGCGTGAAGGGCTGGATTCGTTTGTCTCACGCGTGGTCTTTTTTATCGTGGTCTTCGGCGCATGTCTGATGATCGCAAAACTGTTGTACTGGCTTTTTGAAAGCGCCGGACTCATTCATAAACGCACAAAATCATCGCTCCGGACGCAGGTTGAAGGATAACAATGAATAACAACACCACGGCACCGACCTATACGCTGCGTGGCTTACAGTTGATCGGTTGGCGTGATATGCAGCACGCCCTCGATTATCTGTTCGCTGAAGGGCAGCTTAAGCAGGGAACGCTGGTTGCCATTAATGCCGAAAAAATGCTGACCATTGAAGATAATGCTGAGGTCAGGGAGTTAATTAACGCTGCCGAATTTAAATATGCTGATGGCATCAGCGTTGTACGTTCAGTGCGTAAAAAGTACCCACAGGCGCAGGTTTCCCGTGTTGCCGGGGCCGATCTCTGGGAAGAGCTGATGACGCGCGCAGGCAAAGAAGGGACGCCAGTATTTCTTGTTGGCGGTAAACCTGAAGTGCTGGCGCAGACCGAAGCTAAACTGCGCAACCAGTGGAATGTGAATATCGTTGGCAGTCAGGATGGTTATTTTAAACCCGAGCAGCGTCAGGCGCTGTTTGAACGAATTCATGCCAGTGGAGCGCAAATCGTCACCGTTGCGATGGGATCGCCAAAGCAGGAGATCTTCATGCGCGACTGCCGTCTGGTGCATCCAGATGCGCTGTATATGGGCGTTGGCGGGACGTATGATGTCTTTACTGGCCATGTGAAACGCGCGCCGAAAATCTGGCAAAAACTGGGGCTGGAGTGGCTCTATCGCCTGCTTTCGCAGCCAAGCCGCATTAAACGCCAGCTTCGTTTACTGCGCTATTTACGCTGGCACTACACCGGCAACCTCTGATTTTCCTCTCTCTGTAAAGCGACGGAGTGGTCACTCCGTCACCTGTCTGCCGTTTTATTACACAAAGCATCCAAATTTTTAATGCTTCATTTGCCATTTCTTCTAAATTACGAAAACATTCGCAACACTCGATGTACCCATAACGATAACCGGTAACACCGGAAAAACATGCAAACACAACACGAGGATTTATGGCAGATAACAAACCAGAGCTACAGCGTGGGCTGGAAGCTCGACATATCGAACTCATCGCCCTGGGGGGCACCATTGGCGTCGGCTTGTTTATGGGGGCCGCCAGTACCCTGAAATGGGCCGGGCCATCCGTATTGTTGGCCTATATCATCGCCGGGCTGTTCGTCTTTTTCATTATGCGTTCAATGGGCGAAATGTTGTTCCTCGAACCGGTTACTGGTTCTTTCGCCGTTTACGCACATCGTTATATGAGCCCGTTCTTTGGCTATCTCACCGCCTGGTCTTACTGGTTTATGTGGATGGCTGTGGGGATTTCAGAAATCACCGCCATCGGCGTCTACGTCCAGTTCTGGTTCCCGGAGATGGCACAATGGATACCAGCATTGATCGCGGTGGCGCTGGTGGCGCTGGCAAATCTGGCGGCGGTGCGGTTGTATGGCGAAATCGAGTTCTGGTTCGCGATGATCAAAGTCACCACAATCATTGTGATGATCGTCATTGGCCTGGGCGTGATTTTCTTTGGTTTTGGCAATGGCGGGCAGTCGATTGGTTTTAGCAATCTCACAGAGCATGGCGGTTTCTTTGCGGGTGGCTGGAAAGGCTTCCTCACCGCCTTGTGTATCGTGGTGGCGTCCTACCAGGGCGTGGAGCTGATTGGCATCACCGCCGGTGAAGCGAAGAATCCGCAGGTGACGTTGCGCAGTGCCGTAGGCAAAGTGCTATGGCGAATCCTGATTTTCTACGTAGGCGCGATTTTCTATCTTCCCGTGGAATGAAATAGGCAGCAACGGCAGCCCATTCGTACTGACTTTCGCCAAAATCGGCATTACCGCAGCGGCGGGCATTATCAACTTTGTGGTGCTGACGGCGGCTCTCTCTGGCTGTAACAGCGGCATGTACAGTTGCGGACGTATGCTCTACGCGCTGGCGAAAAACCGCCAGTTACCGGCGGCGATGGCGAAAGTTTCCCGTCACGGCGTACCAGTTGCGGGTGTGGCGGTATCAATAGCCATTCTGTTGATTGGTTCATGCCTGAATTACATCATCCCCAATCCACAGCGTGTGTTTGTTTACGTCTACAGTGCCAGCGTGCTTCCGGGGATGGTGCCATGGTTTGTGATTTTGATAAGCCAACTGCGTTTTCGTCGTGCGCACAAAGCGGCGATTGCCAGCCATCCGTTCCGCTCCATTCTGTTCCCGTGGGCCAACTACGTAACAATGGCATTCCTGATTTGCGTTTTGATCGGCATGTACTTTAATGAAGATACGCGTATGTCGCTGTTTGTTGGCATCATCTTTATGCTGGCGGTGACGGCGATTTATAAAGTTTTTGGGCTTAATCGCCACGGTAAAGCGCATAAACTGGAGGAATAAGCAGCAAAATGCACAAACCGTAACCAAACGCGCATTTTATTTAAAAAGGGACTAGACAGAGGGGTGCGAAGTCCGTATTATCCACCCCCGCAACGGCGCTAAGCGCCCGTAGCTCAGCTGGATAGAGCGCTGCCCTCCGGAGGCAGAGGTCTCAGGTTCGAATCCTGTCGGGCGCGCCATTTAGTCCCGGCGCTTGAGCTGCGGTGGTAGTAATACCGCGTAACAAGATTTGTAGTGGTGGCTATAGCTCAGTTGGTAGAGCCCTGGATTGTGATTCCAGTTGTCGTGGGTTCGAATCCCATTAGCCACCCCATTATTAGAAGTTGTGACAATGCGAAGGTGGCGGAATTGGTAGACGCGCTAGCTTCAGGTGTTAGTGTCCTTACGGACGTGGGGGTTCAAGTCCCCCCCCTCGCACCACGACTTTAAAGAATTGAACTAAAAATTCAAAAAGCAGTATTTCGGCGAGTAGCGCAGCTTGGTAGCGCAACTGGTTTGGGACCAGTGGGTCGGAGGTTCGAATCCTCTCTCGCCGACCAATTTTGAACCCCGCTTCGGCGGGGTTTTTTGTTTTCTGTGCATTCCATCACTCTCCCTTCGCAATAAACGCCCGTGGTTAATCATTGCCAAACGGTATTATTTCGCCCTTAAATTCATCGAAGGACGACTTCAGGCAAGGAGCGACTATGCTGCAACAGGTTCCAACGCGTGCTTTTCACGTAATGGCGAAACCGAGCGGTTCAGATTGTAATCTGAACTGTGACTACTGTTTTTATCTCGAAAAACAATCCCTTTACCGCGAACAACCTGTCACGCATATGGACGATGAAATGCTGGAAGCGTATGTCCGTCACTATATCGCTGCCAGCGAACCCCAAAACGAAGTGGCATTTACCTGGCAGGGCGGCGAACCAACGTTACTCGGGCTGGATTTTTACCGTCGTGCAGTGGCGCTACAGGCGAAATATGGTGCTGGCAGGAAGGTAAGTAACAGCTTCCAGACTAACGGTGTGCTGCTTGATGAAGAATGGTGTGCATTTCTGGCAGAAAATCATTTTCTTGTTGGGTTATCGCTGGATGGCCCGGCTGAGATCCACAATCAATATCGCGTGACTAAAGGTGGCAGACCAACGCATAAGCTGGTGATGCGCGCACTTAAACTACTGCAAAAATATCACGTTGATTATAACGTGCTGGCGTGCGTTAACCGCACCAGCGCGCTGCAACCGTTGCAGGTTTATGACTTTTTGCGTGATGCGGGCGTGGAGTTCATCCAGTTTATTCCTGTAGTGGAGCGGCTGGCGGATGAAAAATCTGCCAGCGACGGGCTAAAATTACAGGCGCCTGGTGATATTCAGGGGGAACTGACAGAATGGTCAGTGCGCCCCGATGAATTTGGTGAATTTCTGGTGGCGATATTCGACCACTGGATCAAACACGACGTCGGCAAGATTTTCGTGATGAATATCGAATGGGCGTTTGCCAATTTTGTCGGTGCGCCGGGTGCGGTTTGCCATCATCAGCCAACCTGTGGACGTTCGGTGATTATTGAGCACAACGGTGACGTTTACGCCTGCGATCACTTTGTTTATCCGCAATATCGGCTGGGGAATATGCTTCAGCAGACCCTCGCAGAAATGGTAGATTCCCCGCAGCAGCAGGCGTTTGGTGAAGATAAATTTAAGCAGTTACCGGCGCAGTGTCGCAGTTGTAACGTGTTAAAAGCGTGCTGGGGAGGCTGCCCGAAACACCGCTTCATGCTCGATGCCAGCGGCAAACCGGGACTGAATTATTTGTGTGCCGGGTATCAGCGTTATTTCCGCCATCTATCGCCATATCTTAAAGCAATGGCTGATTTGCTAGCGCACGGTCGCCCGGCCAGCGACATTATGCAGGCACATTTGATGGTGGTGAATAAGTAAAAAAGCGGCCATTTGGAGGCCGCCTGCGGTTGATTGCCGGATGCGATGCTGACGCATCTTATCCGGCCTACAGGACGCTGCAATTTATTGAATTTGCAAGGTTTGTAGGCCGGATAAGGCGTTCACGCCGCATCCGGCAAGGTCAGTGTGGCCCGATGTAGCGATAGCGCCGGCTTAGTCAGATTTAATCTGCGCGCGTGGCGGATATTTTTTCAGGATCTCCATATACGCATGCATT
It encodes:
- a CDS encoding anaerobic sulfatase maturase, translating into MLQQVPTRAFHVMAKPSGSDCNLNCDYCFYLEKQSLYREQPVTHMDDEMLEAYVRHYIAASEPQNEVAFTWQGGEPTLLGLDFYRRAVALQAKYGAGRKVSNSFQTNGVLLDEEWCAFLAENHFLVGLSLDGPAEIHNQYRVTKGGRPTHKLVMRALKLLQKYHVDYNVLACVNRTSALQPLQVYDFLRDAGVEFIQFIPVVERLADEKSASDGLKLQAPGDIQGELTEWSVRPDEFGEFLVAIFDHWIKHDVGKIFVMNIEWAFANFVGAPGAVCHHQPTCGRSVIIEHNGDVYACDHFVYPQYRLGNMLQQTLAEMVDSPQQQAFGEDKFKQLPAQCRSCNVLKACWGGCPKHRFMLDASGKPGLNYLCAGYQRYFRHLSPYLKAMADLLAHGRPASDIMQAHLMVVNK
- the wecG gene encoding lipopolysaccharide N-acetylmannosaminouronosyltransferase, translating into MNNNTTAPTYTLRGLQLIGWRDMQHALDYLFAEGQLKQGTLVAINAEKMLTIEDNAEVRELINAAEFKYADGISVVRSVRKKYPQAQVSRVAGADLWEELMTRAGKEGTPVFLVGGKPEVLAQTEAKLRNQWNVNIVGSQDGYFKPEQRQALFERIHASGAQIVTVAMGSPKQEIFMRDCRLVHPDALYMGVGGTYDVFTGHVKRAPKIWQKLGLEWLYRLLSQPSRIKRQLRLLRYLRWHYTGNL
- the wzyE gene encoding ECA oligosaccharide polymerase, yielding MSLLQFSGLFVVWLLCSLFIATLTWFEFRRVRFNFNVFFSLLFLLTFFFGFPLTSVLVFRFNVGVAPPDILLQALLSAACFYAVYYVTYKTRLRKRVVDVPRRPLFTMNRVETNLTWVILMGIALVSVGIFFMHNGFLLFRLNSYSQIFSSEVSGVALKRFFYFFIPAMLVVYFLRQDSKAWLFFLVSTVAFGLLTYMIVGGTRANIIIAFAIFLFIGIIRGWISLWMLAAAGVLGIVGMFWLALKRYGMNVSGDEAFYTFLYLTRDTFSPWENLALLLQNYDNIDFQGLAPIVRDFYVFIPSWLWPGRPSMVLNSANYFTWEVLNNHSGLAISPTLIGSLVVMGGALFIPLGAIVVGLIIKWFDWLYELGNRETNRYKAAILHSFCFGAIFNMIVLAREGLDSFVSRVVFFIVVFGACLMIAKLLYWLFESAGLIHKRTKSSLRTQVEG